The following coding sequences are from one Zalophus californianus isolate mZalCal1 chromosome 5, mZalCal1.pri.v2, whole genome shotgun sequence window:
- the LOC113929701 gene encoding LOW QUALITY PROTEIN: olfactory receptor 2G6 (The sequence of the model RefSeq protein was modified relative to this genomic sequence to represent the inferred CDS: deleted 3 bases in 2 codons): MEESNNSSEKGFLLLGFADEPQLERILFVIILLFYILNILGNTAIILVSCLATKLHTPMYFFLSNLSCVDICFATSVVPQLLVTMSKKKKKNMSYSGCVTQLYVAMGLGSSECILLAVMAYDRYAAVCRPLQYTTIMHPQFCASLASIAWLSGLITSLIQCSLTVQLPLCGHRKLDHIFCEVPVLIKLACVDTTFNEVELFVVSVIFLIVPVSLILVSYGFITKAVLRIKSAVGCQKAFGTCSSHLILYFQLFVVIIFYGTIIFMYLQPAKSGSKKQGKFVSLFYTTVTPVLNPIIYTLRNKDVKGSLRTLVIRNVLVSENI, encoded by the exons ATGGAGGAAAGCAACAACAGTTCTGAAAAGGGATTTCTTCTCCTGGGATTTGCAGATGAGCCCCAACTAGAAAGGATCCTTTTTgtcataattttacttttctacaTCTTGAACATCCTGGGGAACACTGCCATCATTTTGGTGTCTTGTTTAGCCACCAAACTCCACACTCCAATGTACTTTTTCCTCAGCAATCTCTCTTGTGTGGACATCTGCTTTGCCACAAGTGTTGTTCCACAGTTGCTGGTTACcatgagtaag aaaaaaaaaaaaaacatgagctaCAGTGGATGTGTCACCCAACTCTATGTGGCCATGGGGTTGGGCTCCTCTGAGTGTATTCTCCTTGCAGTCATGGCTTATGACCGATATGCTGCTGTCTGCCGACCTCTGCAATACACAACTATAATGCATCCTCAGTTCTGTGCATCTCTGGCCAGCATAGCATGGCTCAGTGGACTCATCACCTCCTTAATTCAGTGTTCCCTTACTGTGCAGCTGCCCCTTTGTGGTCATCGCAAACTGGACCACATTTTCTGTGAGGTTCCT GTGCTCATTAAACTGGCCTGCGTGGACACAACTTTCAATGAAGTAGAACTCTTTGTGGTTAgtgttatttttctaattgtcCCTGTGTCACTCATCTTAGTCTCCTATGGCTTTATAACAAAAGCTGTGCTGAGGATAAAATCAGCAGTAGGGTGCCAGAAGGCTTTTGGGACTTGTTCTTCCCACCTGATT ctctattttcaactgtttgtggtcattattttttatggaacCATCATCTTTATGTACCTTCAACCAGCCAAAAGTGGCtcaaaaaaacagggaaaatttgtctctcttttctacACGACAGTCACCCCAGTCTTAAACCCCATTATCtatactctgagaaacaaagatgTGAAAGGGTCCTTGAGAACACTGGTAATTAGAAATGTTCTTGTTTCAGAAAATATATGA